One window of the Oncorhynchus mykiss isolate Arlee chromosome 5, USDA_OmykA_1.1, whole genome shotgun sequence genome contains the following:
- the LOC110523526 gene encoding RIMS-binding protein 2 isoform X6 has translation MREAAERRQQLDEEHEQALAALTSKQQKIHLLHKAQVEAEREHEGAVRLLEDKVRDLEQKCRSQTKQFGHLSKSLEDFRLEADTVDIFSTDSFSKQKTPFSLENKLSQILNGLAVKAGKGNESSANTPLISKFLRPLQIRDRPELLSVNPTTVTTSCPSSPQRATPSEMEDEVSPAPRSKPRYTGTVRLCTARYSYNPYDGPNEHPEAELPLVAGKYLYVYGTMDDDGFYQGELLDGQRGLVPSNFVEFVQDKEKPSIQLGDGDEDLGSLDHITLGLMGVDGGAPRDGLLGSSNPLGPCSNGTGPLDPEDLVDDIVPYPRRITLIKQLARSVIVAWEPPIVPLGWGKISCYNVLVDGEVRASVPYGDRTKSLLEKLDLDTYTHRVSVQSVTDRGLSDELRCTLMVGANVVVAPYGLRVDDILRDSAELSWLPSNSNYGHTVFLDGAEHAVVKPGRYRLRFVNLKAMTVYKVRVVARPHQVPWQLLMEQREKKEAAVEFCTQAAGPPLPPQEVQVQCGQAPGVLQVRWKPPILSPSGTSNGASVIGYAVCTKGQKIAEVLYPLADYVTVELNRIQCLEAREVIVRTLSAQGESQDSHVAPIPNNLLLPPPHPAPVPPQQPHAGPPPPHSHATPPHLQSPHLPHPQLPPPHLQPPSPLPHRQPFPNHSPQTQPHLQPLPPHLVPQPHRQPQPAHPSGPPQPLHLQPHPPHTIPQHRLPLLPHPPPQLHQRPVSARDLEAKEQVVQHGGQPWDPTRSPSAQPPPAPMYGHTLEAPRSANHRSPSPQRILPQPRGTPIPDQMAKAIAREAAQRVAAESGRMERRVVYNEQGQAFHQQNSDEEEEDEEGYGHGLRRQGASVDEFLRGSELGRPAHYSHSEEYHSESSRGSDLSDIMEEDEEELYSEMQLEEGRRRNSHNALKIGNNPSGGRLDRETGRRMPRDGPQPQRHPLMVPSIEGYRDRERSPPNYDESEPEESFRIFVALFDYDPLSMSPNPDAADEELPFKEGQIIRVYGDKDTDGFYRGEIRGGRMGLLPCNMVSEIRAEDEETMDQLIKQGFLPLNTPVDKVGIGQDRRGLCQHQATRRMVALYDYDPRESSPNVDVEAELTFCAGDILAVFGEIDEDGFYYGEINGHRGLVPSNFLEEVPDDVEVYLTDTPSRYAQDEPANRAEAKRVTTDTTESTAPPVRAASPMVRPVCPPGTMRPISPSRGPRDLRDNKKKKGLLSKGKKLLKKLSPVK, from the exons ATGcgagaggctgctgagaggaggcaGCAGTTGGATGAAGAGCATGAGCAGGCCCTGGCTGCCCTCACCTCCAAGCAGCAGAAGATCCACCTTCTGCATAAG GCTCAGGTTGAAgctgagagagagcatgagggagCGGTCCGCCTGTTAGAG GACAAGGTTCGCGACCTGGAGCAGAAATGCAGGTCACAGACTAAACAGTTTGGCCATTTGTCCAAGAGCCTGGAAGATTTCCGTCTGGAGGCGGATACTGTGGACATCTTCAGCACTGATTCTTTCTCCAAACAAAAAACTCCCTTTTCCCTGGAAAATAAACTCTCCCAAATCCTCAACGGACTGGCAGTGAAGGCAGGGAAAG GCAATGAGAGCTCGGCAAACACTCCGCTGATATCGAAGTTCCTCCGCCCGCTACAGATCAGAGACAGGCCAGAGCTGCTATCTGTCAATCCCACCACCGTGACAACGAGCTGCCCCAGCAGCCCACAACGGGCGACCCCCTCAGAG ATGGAGGATGAGGTCAGCCCTGCGCCCCGGTCCAAGCCTCGCTACACTGGCACGGTCCGTCTCTGCACCGCCCGCTACAG TTACAACCCTTACGATGGGCCAAACGAGCACCCAGAGGCAgagctccccctggtggctgggAAGTACCTGTACGTGTACGGCACCATGGACGACGACGGTTTCTACCAAG GTGAGCTGCTGGACGGCCAGAGAGGGCTGGTCCCGTCCAACTTTGTGGAGTTTGTCCAAGACAAGGAGAAACCATCCATCCAACTAGGGGACGGAGATGAGGACCTGGGCTCTCTGGACCATATCACACTTGGCCTGATGGGGGTGGATGGAGGGGCCCCTCGGGATGGGCTACTGGGTTCCAGCAACCCCCTGGGCCCCTGCAGCAACGGCACAGGGCCCCTGGACCCTGAGGATCTGGTCGATGACATTGTGCCTTACCCCCGGAGGATCACCCTGATCAAGCAGTTGGCCCGTAGCGTCATTGTGGCCTGGGAGCCCCCCATCGTGCCCCTGGGATGGGGAAAAATCAGCTGCTACAACGTGCTGGTGGATGGTGAGGTGCGTGCCAGCGTGCCCTACGGCGACAGGACCAAGTCGCTGTTGGAGAAGCTGGATCTGGACACGTATACGCACCGCGTGTCCGTGCAGAGTGTGACAGACAGGGGCCTGTCGGACGAGCTGCGCTGCACCCTGATGGTGGGAGCCAACGTGGTGGTGGCGCCATATGGACTGCGGGTGGACGACATCCTGCGTGACTCAGCCGAGCTCTCATGGTTGCCCAGCAACAGTAACTATGGGCACACAGTGTTCCTGGACGGGGCGGAGCATGCAGTGGTGAAGCCGGGGAGGTATAGGCTGCGCTTTGTTAACCTCAAGGCCATGACGGTATACAAGGTGAGGGTGGTGGCCCGGCCACACCAGGTACCATGGCAACTGCTCATGGAACAGAGGGAGAAGAAGGAGGCTGCTGTGGAGTTCTGTACACAAGCTGCTG GCCCCCCATTACCACCTCAGGAGGTGCAGGTGCAGTGTGGCCAGGCACCAGGGGTCCTGCAGGTGCGCTGGAAGCCCCCTATCCTCTCACCCAGTGGAACCTCCAATGGAGCCAGCGTCATCGGATACGCAGTCTGCACTAAAGGACAAAAG ATAGCGGAGGTGTTGTACCCTCTGGCTGACTATGTGACAGTGGAGCTGAACAGGATCCAGTGTCTGGAGGCCAGGGAGGTCATCGTCAGGACGTTATCAGCACAGGGAGAGTCCCAGGACTCCCACGTTGCCCCCATTCCAAACAACCTACTGTTGCCGCCTCCTCACCCTGCCCCTGTGCCCCCTCAGCAACCACACGCAGGGCCCCCTCCACCTCACTCCCACgccaccccaccccacctccAGTCACCTCACCTCCCCCACCCCCAACTACCCCCGCCTCACCTCCAGCCTCCCTCACCCCTGCCTCACAGACAACCCTTCCCTAACCACAGTCCTCAAACCCAGCCACACCTCCAACCCCTGCCCCCTCATCTTGTTCCCCAGCCTCACCGACAGCCTCAACCCGCTCACCCTAGTGGTCCTCCACAGCCCTTGCACCTCCAGCCTCATCCTCCCCATACAATTCCCCAGCACCGCCTACCCCTGCTGCCCCACCCACCCCCCCAGCTCCACCAGAGACCAGTAAGTGCCAGAGACCTGGAAGCCAAAGAGCAGGTGGTCCAGCATGGGGGCCAGCCCTGGGACCCTACCCGCTCCCCCTCCGCCCAGCCTCCTCCTGCCCCCATGTACGGGCACACCCTGGAGGCGCCCCGTTCTGCAAACCACCGCTCGCCCTCCCCCCAGAGAATCCTGCCACAGCCCAGGGGCACCCCCATCCCAGACCAAATGGCCAAAGCCATCGCCCGCGAGGCAGCACAGAGGGTGGCTGCAGAGAGTGGCAGA ATGGAGAGGAGAGTCGTCTACAATGAGCAGGGCCAGGCCTTCCACCAACAGAActcagatgaggaagaggaggatgaggaagggtATGGTCACGGCCTCAGGAGACAGGGGGCCTCAGTAGATGAATTCCTCAGAGGGTCCGAGCTGGGCAGGCCG gcccaCTACAGCCACAGTGAGGAGTACCACAGTGAGAGCAGCCGGGGCTCTGACCTTTCTGACATcatggaagaggatgaggaggagctcTACTCTGAAATGCAGCTGGAGGAGGGACGACGACGCAACTCCCACAATGCACTCAAG ATTGGGAACAACCCCTCTGGGGGTCGGCTGGATCGGGAGACGGGGAGAAGAATGCCACGGGACGGTCCGCAGCCCCAGAGACACCCTCTTATGGTGCCCTCCATTG AGGGATACAGGGACAGGGAACGCTCCCCTCCTAACTACGATGAGTCAGAACCTGAAGAATCATTCCGGATCTTTGTGGCTCTGTTTGACTACGACCCCCTGTCCATGTCTCCCAACCCGGACGCAGCAGATGAGGAACTGCCCTTTAAAGAGGGCCAGATCATCAGG gTATATGGTGATAAGGACACTGATGGTTTCTACCGAGGGGAGATCAGGGGAGGCAGGATGGGGCTCCTGCCCTGCAACATGGTGTCAGAGATCAGGGCTGAAGATGAGGAGACCATGGACCAGCTCATCAAGCAGGGCTTCCTCCCACTCAACACACCAGTGGATAAAGTTGGAATAG GGCAGGACAGACGAGGCCTCTGTCAGCATCAGGCCACCAGGAGGATGGTGGCCCTCTATgattatgaccccagagagagcTCCCCCAACGTGGACGTGGAg GCTGAGTTGACTTTCTGTGCTGGTGACATCCTCGCTGTATTTGGAGAGATTGACGAAGACGGGTTCTACTAT ggtGAAATCAATGGCCACCGTGGCCTCGTCCCCTCCAACTTTCTGGAAGAAGTGCCTGACGACGTGGAGGTGTACCTGACGGACACTCCATCCCGCTACGCCCAGGATGAGCCCGCCAACCGGGCTGAGGCCAAAAGG GTAACCACGGATACCACAGAGAGCACGGCCCCGCCTGTCCGAGCAGCATCCCCCATGGTGCGTCCCGTGTGTCCCCCAGGCACCATGCGGCCCATCAGCCCCTCCAGGGGCCCCAGGGACCTCCGAGACAACAAAAAGAAAAAGGGACTGCTCTCCAAGGGGAAGAAACTGCTCAAGAAGCTCTCTCCGGTTAAATAA
- the LOC110523526 gene encoding RIMS-binding protein 2 isoform X2, producing the protein MREAAERRQQLDEEHEQALAALTSKQQKIHLLHKAQVEAEREHEGAVRLLEDKVRDLEQKCRSQTKQFGHLSKSLEDFRLEADTVDIFSTDSFSKQKTPFSLENKLSQILNGLAVKAGKGNESSANTPLISKFLRPLQIRDRPELLSVNPTTVTTSCPSSPQRATPSEMEDEVSPAPRSKPRYTGTVRLCTARYSYNPYDGPNEHPEAELPLVAGKYLYVYGTMDDDGFYQGELLDGQRGLVPSNFVEFVQDKEKPSIQLGDGDEDLGSLDHITLGLMGVDGGAPRDGLLGSSNPLGPCSNGTGPLDPEDLVDDIVPYPRRITLIKQLARSVIVAWEPPIVPLGWGKISCYNVLVDGEVRASVPYGDRTKSLLEKLDLDTYTHRVSVQSVTDRGLSDELRCTLMVGANVVVAPYGLRVDDILRDSAELSWLPSNSNYGHTVFLDGAEHAVVKPGRYRLRFVNLKAMTVYKVRVVARPHQVPWQLLMEQREKKEAAVEFCTQAAGPGPYSRSGPPLPPQEVQVQCGQAPGVLQVRWKPPILSPSGTSNGASVIGYAVCTKGQKIAEVLYPLADYVTVELNRIQCLEAREVIVRTLSAQGESQDSHVAPIPNNLLLPPPHPAPVPPQQPHAGPPPPHSHATPPHLQSPHLPHPQLPPPHLQPPSPLPHRQPFPNHSPQTQPHLQPLPPHLVPQPHRQPQPAHPSGPPQPLHLQPHPPHTIPQHRLPLLPHPPPQLHQRPVSARDLEAKEQVVQHGGQPWDPTRSPSAQPPPAPMYGHTLEAPRSANHRSPSPQRILPQPRGTPIPDQMAKAIAREAAQRVAAESGRMERRVVYNEQGQAFHQQNSDEEEEDEEGYGHGLRRQGASVDEFLRGSELGRPAHYSHSEEYHSESSRGSDLSDIMEEDEEELYSEMQLEEGRRRNSHNALKIGNNPSGGRLDRETGRRMPRDGPQPQRHPLMVPSIEGYRDRERSPPNYDESEPEESFRIFVALFDYDPLSMSPNPDAADEELPFKEGQIIRVYGDKDTDGFYRGEIRGGRMGLLPCNMVSEIRAEDEETMDQLIKQGFLPLNTPVDKVGIGQDRRGLCQHQATRRMVALYDYDPRESSPNVDVEAELTFCAGDILAVFGEIDEDGFYYGEINGHRGLVPSNFLEEVPDDVEVYLTDTPSRYAQDEPANRAEAKRVTTDTTESTAPPVRAASPMVRPVCPPGTMRPISPSRGPRDLRDNKKKKGLLSKGKKLLKKLSPVK; encoded by the exons ATGcgagaggctgctgagaggaggcaGCAGTTGGATGAAGAGCATGAGCAGGCCCTGGCTGCCCTCACCTCCAAGCAGCAGAAGATCCACCTTCTGCATAAG GCTCAGGTTGAAgctgagagagagcatgagggagCGGTCCGCCTGTTAGAG GACAAGGTTCGCGACCTGGAGCAGAAATGCAGGTCACAGACTAAACAGTTTGGCCATTTGTCCAAGAGCCTGGAAGATTTCCGTCTGGAGGCGGATACTGTGGACATCTTCAGCACTGATTCTTTCTCCAAACAAAAAACTCCCTTTTCCCTGGAAAATAAACTCTCCCAAATCCTCAACGGACTGGCAGTGAAGGCAGGGAAAG GCAATGAGAGCTCGGCAAACACTCCGCTGATATCGAAGTTCCTCCGCCCGCTACAGATCAGAGACAGGCCAGAGCTGCTATCTGTCAATCCCACCACCGTGACAACGAGCTGCCCCAGCAGCCCACAACGGGCGACCCCCTCAGAG ATGGAGGATGAGGTCAGCCCTGCGCCCCGGTCCAAGCCTCGCTACACTGGCACGGTCCGTCTCTGCACCGCCCGCTACAG TTACAACCCTTACGATGGGCCAAACGAGCACCCAGAGGCAgagctccccctggtggctgggAAGTACCTGTACGTGTACGGCACCATGGACGACGACGGTTTCTACCAAG GTGAGCTGCTGGACGGCCAGAGAGGGCTGGTCCCGTCCAACTTTGTGGAGTTTGTCCAAGACAAGGAGAAACCATCCATCCAACTAGGGGACGGAGATGAGGACCTGGGCTCTCTGGACCATATCACACTTGGCCTGATGGGGGTGGATGGAGGGGCCCCTCGGGATGGGCTACTGGGTTCCAGCAACCCCCTGGGCCCCTGCAGCAACGGCACAGGGCCCCTGGACCCTGAGGATCTGGTCGATGACATTGTGCCTTACCCCCGGAGGATCACCCTGATCAAGCAGTTGGCCCGTAGCGTCATTGTGGCCTGGGAGCCCCCCATCGTGCCCCTGGGATGGGGAAAAATCAGCTGCTACAACGTGCTGGTGGATGGTGAGGTGCGTGCCAGCGTGCCCTACGGCGACAGGACCAAGTCGCTGTTGGAGAAGCTGGATCTGGACACGTATACGCACCGCGTGTCCGTGCAGAGTGTGACAGACAGGGGCCTGTCGGACGAGCTGCGCTGCACCCTGATGGTGGGAGCCAACGTGGTGGTGGCGCCATATGGACTGCGGGTGGACGACATCCTGCGTGACTCAGCCGAGCTCTCATGGTTGCCCAGCAACAGTAACTATGGGCACACAGTGTTCCTGGACGGGGCGGAGCATGCAGTGGTGAAGCCGGGGAGGTATAGGCTGCGCTTTGTTAACCTCAAGGCCATGACGGTATACAAGGTGAGGGTGGTGGCCCGGCCACACCAGGTACCATGGCAACTGCTCATGGAACAGAGGGAGAAGAAGGAGGCTGCTGTGGAGTTCTGTACACAAGCTGCTG GTCCAGGACCATATTCCAGATCAG GCCCCCCATTACCACCTCAGGAGGTGCAGGTGCAGTGTGGCCAGGCACCAGGGGTCCTGCAGGTGCGCTGGAAGCCCCCTATCCTCTCACCCAGTGGAACCTCCAATGGAGCCAGCGTCATCGGATACGCAGTCTGCACTAAAGGACAAAAG ATAGCGGAGGTGTTGTACCCTCTGGCTGACTATGTGACAGTGGAGCTGAACAGGATCCAGTGTCTGGAGGCCAGGGAGGTCATCGTCAGGACGTTATCAGCACAGGGAGAGTCCCAGGACTCCCACGTTGCCCCCATTCCAAACAACCTACTGTTGCCGCCTCCTCACCCTGCCCCTGTGCCCCCTCAGCAACCACACGCAGGGCCCCCTCCACCTCACTCCCACgccaccccaccccacctccAGTCACCTCACCTCCCCCACCCCCAACTACCCCCGCCTCACCTCCAGCCTCCCTCACCCCTGCCTCACAGACAACCCTTCCCTAACCACAGTCCTCAAACCCAGCCACACCTCCAACCCCTGCCCCCTCATCTTGTTCCCCAGCCTCACCGACAGCCTCAACCCGCTCACCCTAGTGGTCCTCCACAGCCCTTGCACCTCCAGCCTCATCCTCCCCATACAATTCCCCAGCACCGCCTACCCCTGCTGCCCCACCCACCCCCCCAGCTCCACCAGAGACCAGTAAGTGCCAGAGACCTGGAAGCCAAAGAGCAGGTGGTCCAGCATGGGGGCCAGCCCTGGGACCCTACCCGCTCCCCCTCCGCCCAGCCTCCTCCTGCCCCCATGTACGGGCACACCCTGGAGGCGCCCCGTTCTGCAAACCACCGCTCGCCCTCCCCCCAGAGAATCCTGCCACAGCCCAGGGGCACCCCCATCCCAGACCAAATGGCCAAAGCCATCGCCCGCGAGGCAGCACAGAGGGTGGCTGCAGAGAGTGGCAGA ATGGAGAGGAGAGTCGTCTACAATGAGCAGGGCCAGGCCTTCCACCAACAGAActcagatgaggaagaggaggatgaggaagggtATGGTCACGGCCTCAGGAGACAGGGGGCCTCAGTAGATGAATTCCTCAGAGGGTCCGAGCTGGGCAGGCCG gcccaCTACAGCCACAGTGAGGAGTACCACAGTGAGAGCAGCCGGGGCTCTGACCTTTCTGACATcatggaagaggatgaggaggagctcTACTCTGAAATGCAGCTGGAGGAGGGACGACGACGCAACTCCCACAATGCACTCAAG ATTGGGAACAACCCCTCTGGGGGTCGGCTGGATCGGGAGACGGGGAGAAGAATGCCACGGGACGGTCCGCAGCCCCAGAGACACCCTCTTATGGTGCCCTCCATTG AGGGATACAGGGACAGGGAACGCTCCCCTCCTAACTACGATGAGTCAGAACCTGAAGAATCATTCCGGATCTTTGTGGCTCTGTTTGACTACGACCCCCTGTCCATGTCTCCCAACCCGGACGCAGCAGATGAGGAACTGCCCTTTAAAGAGGGCCAGATCATCAGG gTATATGGTGATAAGGACACTGATGGTTTCTACCGAGGGGAGATCAGGGGAGGCAGGATGGGGCTCCTGCCCTGCAACATGGTGTCAGAGATCAGGGCTGAAGATGAGGAGACCATGGACCAGCTCATCAAGCAGGGCTTCCTCCCACTCAACACACCAGTGGATAAAGTTGGAATAG GGCAGGACAGACGAGGCCTCTGTCAGCATCAGGCCACCAGGAGGATGGTGGCCCTCTATgattatgaccccagagagagcTCCCCCAACGTGGACGTGGAg GCTGAGTTGACTTTCTGTGCTGGTGACATCCTCGCTGTATTTGGAGAGATTGACGAAGACGGGTTCTACTAT ggtGAAATCAATGGCCACCGTGGCCTCGTCCCCTCCAACTTTCTGGAAGAAGTGCCTGACGACGTGGAGGTGTACCTGACGGACACTCCATCCCGCTACGCCCAGGATGAGCCCGCCAACCGGGCTGAGGCCAAAAGG GTAACCACGGATACCACAGAGAGCACGGCCCCGCCTGTCCGAGCAGCATCCCCCATGGTGCGTCCCGTGTGTCCCCCAGGCACCATGCGGCCCATCAGCCCCTCCAGGGGCCCCAGGGACCTCCGAGACAACAAAAAGAAAAAGGGACTGCTCTCCAAGGGGAAGAAACTGCTCAAGAAGCTCTCTCCGGTTAAATAA
- the LOC110523526 gene encoding RIMS-binding protein 2 isoform X4: MKMYDKVRDLEQKCRSQTKQFGHLSKSLEDFRLEADTVDIFSTDSFSKQKTPFSLENKLSQILNGLAVKAGKGNESSANTPLISKFLRPLQIRDRPELLSVNPTTVTTSCPSSPQRATPSEMEDEVSPAPRSKPRYTGTVRLCTARYSYNPYDGPNEHPEAELPLVAGKYLYVYGTMDDDGFYQGELLDGQRGLVPSNFVEFVQDKEKPSIQLGDGDEDLGSLDHITLGLMGVDGGAPRDGLLGSSNPLGPCSNGTGPLDPEDLVDDIVPYPRRITLIKQLARSVIVAWEPPIVPLGWGKISCYNVLVDGEVRASVPYGDRTKSLLEKLDLDTYTHRVSVQSVTDRGLSDELRCTLMVGANVVVAPYGLRVDDILRDSAELSWLPSNSNYGHTVFLDGAEHAVVKPGRYRLRFVNLKAMTVYKVRVVARPHQVPWQLLMEQREKKEAAVEFCTQAAGPGPYSRSGPPLPPQEVQVQCGQAPGVLQVRWKPPILSPSGTSNGASVIGYAVCTKGQKIAEVLYPLADYVTVELNRIQCLEAREVIVRTLSAQGESQDSHVAPIPNNLLLPPPHPAPVPPQQPHAGPPPPHSHATPPHLQSPHLPHPQLPPPHLQPPSPLPHRQPFPNHSPQTQPHLQPLPPHLVPQPHRQPQPAHPSGPPQPLHLQPHPPHTIPQHRLPLLPHPPPQLHQRPVSARDLEAKEQVVQHGGQPWDPTRSPSAQPPPAPMYGHTLEAPRSANHRSPSPQRILPQPRGTPIPDQMAKAIAREAAQRVAAESGRMERRVVYNEQGQAFHQQNSDEEEEDEEGYGHGLRRQGASVDEFLRGSELGRPVKTECNRAHYSHSEEYHSESSRGSDLSDIMEEDEEELYSEMQLEEGRRRNSHNALKIGNNPSGGRLDRETGRRMPRDGPQPQRHPLMVPSIEGYRDRERSPPNYDESEPEESFRIFVALFDYDPLSMSPNPDAADEELPFKEGQIIRVYGDKDTDGFYRGEIRGGRMGLLPCNMVSEIRAEDEETMDQLIKQGFLPLNTPVDKVGIGQDRRGLCQHQATRRMVALYDYDPRESSPNVDVEAELTFCAGDILAVFGEIDEDGFYYGEINGHRGLVPSNFLEEVPDDVEVYLTDTPSRYAQDEPANRAEAKRVTTDTTESTAPPVRAASPMVRPVCPPGTMRPISPSRGPRDLRDNKKKKGLLSKGKKLLKKLSPVK, translated from the exons atgaaaatgtat GACAAGGTTCGCGACCTGGAGCAGAAATGCAGGTCACAGACTAAACAGTTTGGCCATTTGTCCAAGAGCCTGGAAGATTTCCGTCTGGAGGCGGATACTGTGGACATCTTCAGCACTGATTCTTTCTCCAAACAAAAAACTCCCTTTTCCCTGGAAAATAAACTCTCCCAAATCCTCAACGGACTGGCAGTGAAGGCAGGGAAAG GCAATGAGAGCTCGGCAAACACTCCGCTGATATCGAAGTTCCTCCGCCCGCTACAGATCAGAGACAGGCCAGAGCTGCTATCTGTCAATCCCACCACCGTGACAACGAGCTGCCCCAGCAGCCCACAACGGGCGACCCCCTCAGAG ATGGAGGATGAGGTCAGCCCTGCGCCCCGGTCCAAGCCTCGCTACACTGGCACGGTCCGTCTCTGCACCGCCCGCTACAG TTACAACCCTTACGATGGGCCAAACGAGCACCCAGAGGCAgagctccccctggtggctgggAAGTACCTGTACGTGTACGGCACCATGGACGACGACGGTTTCTACCAAG GTGAGCTGCTGGACGGCCAGAGAGGGCTGGTCCCGTCCAACTTTGTGGAGTTTGTCCAAGACAAGGAGAAACCATCCATCCAACTAGGGGACGGAGATGAGGACCTGGGCTCTCTGGACCATATCACACTTGGCCTGATGGGGGTGGATGGAGGGGCCCCTCGGGATGGGCTACTGGGTTCCAGCAACCCCCTGGGCCCCTGCAGCAACGGCACAGGGCCCCTGGACCCTGAGGATCTGGTCGATGACATTGTGCCTTACCCCCGGAGGATCACCCTGATCAAGCAGTTGGCCCGTAGCGTCATTGTGGCCTGGGAGCCCCCCATCGTGCCCCTGGGATGGGGAAAAATCAGCTGCTACAACGTGCTGGTGGATGGTGAGGTGCGTGCCAGCGTGCCCTACGGCGACAGGACCAAGTCGCTGTTGGAGAAGCTGGATCTGGACACGTATACGCACCGCGTGTCCGTGCAGAGTGTGACAGACAGGGGCCTGTCGGACGAGCTGCGCTGCACCCTGATGGTGGGAGCCAACGTGGTGGTGGCGCCATATGGACTGCGGGTGGACGACATCCTGCGTGACTCAGCCGAGCTCTCATGGTTGCCCAGCAACAGTAACTATGGGCACACAGTGTTCCTGGACGGGGCGGAGCATGCAGTGGTGAAGCCGGGGAGGTATAGGCTGCGCTTTGTTAACCTCAAGGCCATGACGGTATACAAGGTGAGGGTGGTGGCCCGGCCACACCAGGTACCATGGCAACTGCTCATGGAACAGAGGGAGAAGAAGGAGGCTGCTGTGGAGTTCTGTACACAAGCTGCTG GTCCAGGACCATATTCCAGATCAG GCCCCCCATTACCACCTCAGGAGGTGCAGGTGCAGTGTGGCCAGGCACCAGGGGTCCTGCAGGTGCGCTGGAAGCCCCCTATCCTCTCACCCAGTGGAACCTCCAATGGAGCCAGCGTCATCGGATACGCAGTCTGCACTAAAGGACAAAAG ATAGCGGAGGTGTTGTACCCTCTGGCTGACTATGTGACAGTGGAGCTGAACAGGATCCAGTGTCTGGAGGCCAGGGAGGTCATCGTCAGGACGTTATCAGCACAGGGAGAGTCCCAGGACTCCCACGTTGCCCCCATTCCAAACAACCTACTGTTGCCGCCTCCTCACCCTGCCCCTGTGCCCCCTCAGCAACCACACGCAGGGCCCCCTCCACCTCACTCCCACgccaccccaccccacctccAGTCACCTCACCTCCCCCACCCCCAACTACCCCCGCCTCACCTCCAGCCTCCCTCACCCCTGCCTCACAGACAACCCTTCCCTAACCACAGTCCTCAAACCCAGCCACACCTCCAACCCCTGCCCCCTCATCTTGTTCCCCAGCCTCACCGACAGCCTCAACCCGCTCACCCTAGTGGTCCTCCACAGCCCTTGCACCTCCAGCCTCATCCTCCCCATACAATTCCCCAGCACCGCCTACCCCTGCTGCCCCACCCACCCCCCCAGCTCCACCAGAGACCAGTAAGTGCCAGAGACCTGGAAGCCAAAGAGCAGGTGGTCCAGCATGGGGGCCAGCCCTGGGACCCTACCCGCTCCCCCTCCGCCCAGCCTCCTCCTGCCCCCATGTACGGGCACACCCTGGAGGCGCCCCGTTCTGCAAACCACCGCTCGCCCTCCCCCCAGAGAATCCTGCCACAGCCCAGGGGCACCCCCATCCCAGACCAAATGGCCAAAGCCATCGCCCGCGAGGCAGCACAGAGGGTGGCTGCAGAGAGTGGCAGA ATGGAGAGGAGAGTCGTCTACAATGAGCAGGGCCAGGCCTTCCACCAACAGAActcagatgaggaagaggaggatgaggaagggtATGGTCACGGCCTCAGGAGACAGGGGGCCTCAGTAGATGAATTCCTCAGAGGGTCCGAGCTGGGCAGGCCGGTAAAGACAGAATGTAATAGG gcccaCTACAGCCACAGTGAGGAGTACCACAGTGAGAGCAGCCGGGGCTCTGACCTTTCTGACATcatggaagaggatgaggaggagctcTACTCTGAAATGCAGCTGGAGGAGGGACGACGACGCAACTCCCACAATGCACTCAAG ATTGGGAACAACCCCTCTGGGGGTCGGCTGGATCGGGAGACGGGGAGAAGAATGCCACGGGACGGTCCGCAGCCCCAGAGACACCCTCTTATGGTGCCCTCCATTG AGGGATACAGGGACAGGGAACGCTCCCCTCCTAACTACGATGAGTCAGAACCTGAAGAATCATTCCGGATCTTTGTGGCTCTGTTTGACTACGACCCCCTGTCCATGTCTCCCAACCCGGACGCAGCAGATGAGGAACTGCCCTTTAAAGAGGGCCAGATCATCAGG gTATATGGTGATAAGGACACTGATGGTTTCTACCGAGGGGAGATCAGGGGAGGCAGGATGGGGCTCCTGCCCTGCAACATGGTGTCAGAGATCAGGGCTGAAGATGAGGAGACCATGGACCAGCTCATCAAGCAGGGCTTCCTCCCACTCAACACACCAGTGGATAAAGTTGGAATAG GGCAGGACAGACGAGGCCTCTGTCAGCATCAGGCCACCAGGAGGATGGTGGCCCTCTATgattatgaccccagagagagcTCCCCCAACGTGGACGTGGAg GCTGAGTTGACTTTCTGTGCTGGTGACATCCTCGCTGTATTTGGAGAGATTGACGAAGACGGGTTCTACTAT ggtGAAATCAATGGCCACCGTGGCCTCGTCCCCTCCAACTTTCTGGAAGAAGTGCCTGACGACGTGGAGGTGTACCTGACGGACACTCCATCCCGCTACGCCCAGGATGAGCCCGCCAACCGGGCTGAGGCCAAAAGG GTAACCACGGATACCACAGAGAGCACGGCCCCGCCTGTCCGAGCAGCATCCCCCATGGTGCGTCCCGTGTGTCCCCCAGGCACCATGCGGCCCATCAGCCCCTCCAGGGGCCCCAGGGACCTCCGAGACAACAAAAAGAAAAAGGGACTGCTCTCCAAGGGGAAGAAACTGCTCAAGAAGCTCTCTCCGGTTAAATAA